A single region of the Solwaraspora sp. WMMD791 genome encodes:
- the clpB gene encoding ATP-dependent chaperone ClpB: MNAERLTTKSREVITAAVAIANQRGHATVEPWHLLLSLLDTGGSTAAGLLRAVGANPAEIRRTAVRTVENLPAARGSSVAEPSLSREFANAIGAAEQIARPLGDEYTSTEHLLAGLARVGGAVAQLLKSAGATEENLVAAFPSVRGGDRRVTTADPEQTYQALEKYGVDLTASARDGKIDPVIGRDAEIRRVIQVLSRRTKNNPVLIGEPGVGKTAIVEGLAQRIVAGDVPESLRDKRLVSLDLGAMVAGAQYRGQFEERLKSVLEEIKGSDGQVITFLDELHTVVGAGKGEGSMDAGNMLKPMLARGELRMVGATTLDEYREHIEKDPALERRFQPVLVGEPTVEDTIGILRGLKERYEVHHGVRITDAALVAAAGLSDRYITDRFLPDKAIDLVDESASRLRMEIDSRPVEVDEIERAVRRLEIEEMALAKEPDPGSAQRLERLRRELADKREQLTALSDRWQLEKGHITRISTAREELERLGGEAERAERDGELERAAELRYGRIPALQGELARAETELAALQADGAMLKEEIGADDIAAVVAAWTGIPAGRLMEGETAKLLRMEESLGARVVGQSAAVAAVSDAVRRARAGVADPDRPTGSFLFLGPTGVGKTELGKALAEFLFDDERAMVRIDMSEYAEKHSVARLVGAPPGYVGYEEGGQLTEAVRRRPYSVILLDEVEKAHPDVFDVLLQVLDDGRLTDGQGRTVDFRNAILILTSNLGSTLINDPTLTEEQRRDAVLAVVRAHFKPEFLNRLDDIVVFAMLSGAELRSIVDIQLDRLRRRLADRRLSLDVDDAARTWLAEHGYDPIYGARPLRRLVQSAIGDQLARALLAGEIRDGDTVRVQLADDKEGLAVQAG; encoded by the coding sequence ATGAACGCCGAACGTCTGACCACCAAGAGTCGCGAAGTCATCACCGCCGCGGTCGCCATCGCCAACCAGCGGGGCCACGCCACGGTCGAACCGTGGCATCTGCTGCTCTCCCTGCTGGACACCGGTGGCTCGACCGCCGCCGGCCTGCTGCGGGCCGTCGGCGCCAACCCGGCCGAGATCCGCCGCACCGCCGTACGGACCGTGGAGAACCTGCCCGCCGCCCGTGGCTCCAGCGTCGCCGAGCCGAGCCTGTCCCGCGAGTTCGCCAACGCGATCGGCGCCGCCGAGCAGATCGCCCGCCCACTCGGCGACGAGTACACCTCCACCGAGCACCTGCTGGCCGGCCTGGCCCGGGTCGGTGGCGCGGTCGCTCAGCTCCTCAAGAGCGCCGGAGCCACCGAGGAGAACCTGGTCGCCGCGTTCCCGTCGGTGCGCGGCGGCGACCGCCGGGTCACCACCGCCGACCCGGAGCAGACCTACCAGGCCCTGGAGAAGTACGGCGTCGACCTGACCGCCAGCGCCCGGGACGGCAAGATCGACCCGGTGATCGGCCGGGACGCCGAGATCCGCCGGGTGATCCAGGTGCTGTCCCGGCGTACCAAGAACAACCCGGTGCTGATCGGCGAACCTGGCGTCGGCAAGACCGCGATCGTCGAAGGACTCGCCCAGCGGATCGTCGCCGGCGACGTACCGGAGTCGCTGCGCGACAAGCGGCTGGTCTCCCTCGACCTCGGCGCGATGGTCGCCGGCGCGCAGTACCGGGGCCAGTTCGAGGAGCGGCTCAAGTCGGTGCTGGAGGAGATCAAGGGCTCCGACGGCCAGGTGATCACCTTCCTCGACGAGCTGCACACCGTGGTCGGTGCCGGCAAGGGCGAAGGCTCGATGGACGCCGGCAACATGCTCAAGCCGATGCTGGCCCGCGGTGAGCTGCGGATGGTCGGCGCGACCACCCTCGACGAGTACCGCGAACACATCGAGAAGGATCCGGCGTTGGAGCGCCGATTCCAGCCGGTGCTGGTCGGCGAGCCAACCGTCGAGGACACCATCGGCATCCTGCGCGGGCTCAAGGAACGCTACGAAGTGCACCACGGCGTACGGATCACCGACGCCGCGCTGGTCGCCGCCGCCGGCCTGTCCGACCGCTACATCACCGACCGGTTCCTGCCGGACAAGGCGATCGACCTGGTCGACGAGTCGGCTTCCCGGCTGCGGATGGAGATCGACTCCCGGCCGGTCGAGGTCGACGAGATCGAACGCGCCGTCCGCCGGCTGGAGATCGAGGAGATGGCGCTGGCCAAGGAGCCGGACCCCGGCTCGGCGCAGCGCCTGGAGCGGCTGCGCCGCGAACTGGCCGACAAGCGCGAGCAGTTGACCGCGCTCAGCGACCGCTGGCAGCTGGAGAAGGGGCACATCACCCGGATCTCCACCGCCCGCGAGGAGCTGGAACGCCTCGGCGGCGAGGCGGAGCGGGCCGAACGCGACGGCGAGTTGGAGCGCGCCGCCGAGCTGCGGTACGGGCGGATCCCGGCGTTGCAGGGCGAGCTGGCCCGCGCCGAGACCGAGCTGGCCGCGCTGCAGGCCGACGGGGCGATGCTCAAGGAGGAGATCGGCGCGGACGACATCGCGGCCGTCGTCGCCGCCTGGACCGGCATCCCGGCCGGCCGGCTGATGGAGGGCGAGACCGCCAAGCTGCTGCGGATGGAGGAGTCCCTCGGTGCCCGGGTGGTCGGCCAGTCCGCCGCCGTCGCCGCCGTCTCCGACGCGGTCCGCCGCGCCCGGGCCGGGGTCGCCGACCCGGACCGGCCGACCGGCAGCTTCCTCTTCCTCGGCCCGACCGGCGTCGGCAAGACCGAGCTGGGCAAGGCACTGGCCGAGTTCCTCTTCGACGACGAGCGGGCCATGGTCCGCATCGACATGAGCGAGTACGCCGAGAAGCACTCGGTGGCCCGGCTGGTCGGTGCCCCGCCCGGTTACGTCGGGTACGAGGAGGGCGGTCAGCTGACCGAGGCGGTGCGCCGTCGGCCGTACTCGGTGATCCTGCTCGACGAGGTGGAGAAGGCCCACCCGGACGTCTTCGACGTGCTGCTGCAGGTGCTCGACGACGGCCGGCTCACCGACGGGCAGGGCCGTACGGTGGACTTCCGCAACGCGATCCTGATCCTCACCTCCAACCTCGGCTCGACGCTGATCAACGACCCGACGTTGACCGAGGAACAGCGGCGCGACGCCGTGCTGGCCGTGGTCCGGGCGCACTTCAAGCCGGAGTTCCTCAACCGGTTGGACGACATCGTGGTCTTCGCGATGCTCAGCGGCGCCGAGCTGCGCTCGATCGTGGACATCCAGCTGGACCGGCTGCGGCGGCGGCTGGCCGACCGCCGGCTGAGCCTGGACGTCGACGACGCTGCCCGGACCTGGCTGGCCGAGCACGGCTACGACCCGATCTACGGAGCCCGGCCGCTGCGCCGGCTGGTCCAGTCGGCGATCGGCGACCAGTTGGCCAGGGCCTTGCTGGCCGGCGAGATCCGCGACGGCGACACCGTCCGGGTGCAGCTCGCCGACGACAAGGAAGGGCTGGCGGTGCAGGCAGGCTGA
- a CDS encoding cation:proton antiporter regulatory subunit → MRARVEQVDLPGIGVRHDLLTESGRRIGVVSHRSGRRDLVLYDEDDPDACDADIPLTDDEAEALADILGASLMLSQLAGLRDQAAGLLTEQVAITAGSPFVGRTLGDTKTRTRTGASIVAVLRNREVLASPGPEFRFAAGDVVVVVGTRTGLDGVGGILANDDPAG, encoded by the coding sequence GTGCGCGCACGTGTGGAACAGGTCGACCTCCCCGGCATCGGGGTGCGTCACGACCTGCTGACCGAATCGGGTCGGCGGATCGGGGTGGTGAGCCACCGGTCGGGACGTCGGGACCTGGTCCTCTACGACGAGGACGACCCGGACGCCTGCGACGCCGACATCCCGCTGACCGACGACGAGGCCGAGGCGCTCGCCGACATCCTCGGCGCCTCGCTGATGCTCAGCCAGCTCGCCGGGCTGCGCGACCAGGCCGCCGGGCTACTCACCGAGCAGGTGGCGATCACCGCCGGCTCGCCGTTCGTCGGCCGTACCCTCGGCGACACCAAGACACGGACCCGCACCGGGGCGTCGATCGTGGCGGTACTGCGCAACCGGGAGGTGCTGGCCTCACCCGGGCCGGAGTTCCGGTTCGCCGCCGGCGACGTGGTGGTGGTCGTCGGCACCAGGACCGGGCTGGACGGCGTCGGCGGCATCCTGGCCAACGACGACCCGGCCGGCTGA
- a CDS encoding cation:proton antiporter — MHDSALLLIELGALLLLLGLLSRLSRRYGLSPIPLYLLAGLLFGHGGLLPLHDIQDFFAVGAEIGVVLLLVMLGLEYSAAELIGNLRRAAPAGLIDALLNALPGAAFALLLGWGPTAALVLAGITWISSSGVVAKLLGDLGRLGNRETPVILSILVVEDLAMAFYLPVLSAVLIGAGLAAGSVAVAVAVGTVTVVLLVAVRFGHQISALLSVRDPEALLLGVLGLTLLIAGLAAELQVSAAVGAFLVGIALSGPVAHSATELLTPLRDVFAAVFFVFFGLVTDPRDIPPVLLPALGLAVATMGTKVVTGYLAARRAGIAAPGRWRAGLALTPRGEFSIVIAGLAVASSSVEPALAPLATAYVLITVVSGPVLARVPDTRWFKRRVRRRPRPGTASDHHAAEAGGH, encoded by the coding sequence ATGCACGACAGCGCCCTGCTGCTGATCGAACTTGGCGCGCTGTTGCTCCTTCTCGGCCTGTTGAGCCGACTCTCCCGCCGCTACGGACTGTCACCGATCCCGCTCTACCTGCTTGCCGGCCTGCTGTTCGGGCACGGTGGGTTGCTCCCGCTGCACGACATCCAGGATTTCTTCGCCGTCGGTGCCGAGATCGGCGTCGTACTGCTGCTGGTGATGCTCGGGCTGGAGTACTCCGCCGCCGAACTGATCGGCAACCTGCGCCGGGCCGCGCCGGCCGGTCTGATCGACGCGCTACTGAACGCGCTGCCGGGCGCGGCGTTCGCGCTGCTGCTCGGCTGGGGGCCGACCGCCGCGCTGGTGCTCGCCGGGATCACCTGGATCTCCTCGTCTGGGGTGGTCGCCAAACTCCTCGGCGACCTGGGCCGGCTGGGCAACCGGGAGACGCCGGTGATCCTGTCGATCCTGGTCGTCGAGGACCTGGCGATGGCGTTCTACCTGCCGGTACTCAGCGCGGTGCTGATCGGCGCCGGATTGGCCGCCGGCAGCGTGGCGGTCGCGGTGGCGGTCGGCACGGTCACCGTCGTGCTGCTGGTCGCGGTCCGGTTCGGCCACCAGATCTCCGCGCTGCTGTCGGTACGCGACCCGGAGGCACTGCTGCTCGGCGTACTCGGATTGACCCTGCTGATCGCCGGTCTGGCCGCCGAGTTGCAGGTCTCGGCGGCGGTCGGCGCGTTCCTGGTCGGCATCGCGCTGTCCGGGCCGGTGGCACACAGCGCCACCGAGCTGCTGACACCGCTGCGTGACGTGTTCGCCGCCGTGTTCTTCGTCTTCTTCGGTCTGGTGACCGATCCCCGGGACATCCCGCCGGTGCTGCTGCCGGCCCTCGGGCTGGCGGTGGCGACGATGGGCACCAAGGTGGTCACCGGCTACCTGGCCGCCCGCCGGGCCGGTATCGCCGCACCCGGGCGGTGGCGGGCCGGGCTGGCCCTGACCCCACGGGGCGAGTTCTCGATCGTGATCGCCGGTCTGGCGGTGGCCAGTTCGAGCGTGGAGCCGGCGCTCGCTCCACTGGCCACGGCGTACGTGCTGATCACCGTCGTCAGCGGGCCGGTGCTGGCGCGGGTGCCGGACACCCGCTGGTTCAAGCGGCGGGTACGGCGACGTCCGAGACCCGGTACGGCCAGCGACCATCACGCTGCGGAGGCGGGAGGACACTAG